A single Methanofastidiosum sp. DNA region contains:
- a CDS encoding LUD domain-containing protein translates to MVTEDYLKNKIDTPLKNKEKLIALRKAFKTTRDRQNDNKFLFPDLDQRKERLKKSRDFSIGNKDLLCQAIKNFEKNGFKVFYSKTKEDAIDFILKEIGEEKLVVKSKSNVTKEICLHEKLEERGIEVIETDLGDYIIQLSTEKPAHPTGPACHLSRYDIAKIFSEAFGENFEPDPLVLTKIGKEKIRNYIEKAKIGITGANAICAEEGAAIIINNEGNINLVQMREKKHIIVTSIDKLYPNIEEAINMLKLCTYYATGASITSYIEIIAGISKTADIEKMLFKGMQGPGEVILVLVDNGRTEAFEKGYKNLFYCIGCGNCLLDCPVYHVVGNEYGYKGYLGGRGTSASYFLEDQDASLENGLFFCTTCNNCQVSCPVDIGNADYSERLRENVSSSGMNFPTHEKIIENIKNSKNPFNEYSPKQLKKGNEVVYFRGCMGLYREKGIADSTMKLLDKANVSYALVDEVCCGSVALRTGNKEIAKELAKENLEKIKQTGVDTVIFSCAGCLRTFIKDYPNFGDRNLKLLHSSQYFLELIKERRLKLKNGKKLKLTFHDPCHMGRHLKIYDEPREIIKELPNVEFVEMKRVKEDSRCCGAGGGVKSLFWELSIAMANERINDAKEVKADVIVSTCPFCKRNLKDASEMEVIDLSELLLKYST, encoded by the coding sequence GTGGTCACTGAAGATTATCTAAAAAATAAAATTGATACACCTTTAAAAAATAAGGAAAAACTTATTGCATTAAGAAAGGCATTCAAAACAACAAGAGATAGACAAAATGATAATAAATTTTTATTCCCTGATTTAGATCAGAGAAAGGAAAGATTAAAAAAATCTAGAGACTTTTCAATTGGGAATAAAGATCTTCTTTGTCAAGCTATAAAAAATTTTGAAAAAAATGGTTTCAAAGTATTCTACTCCAAGACCAAAGAGGATGCTATTGACTTTATACTAAAAGAGATAGGTGAAGAGAAATTAGTAGTAAAGTCTAAATCAAATGTCACGAAAGAAATATGCCTTCATGAAAAATTAGAAGAAAGGGGAATTGAAGTTATTGAAACAGACCTTGGAGATTACATAATTCAACTTTCTACAGAAAAACCTGCACACCCTACCGGTCCCGCATGCCACCTTTCGAGATATGATATTGCAAAGATATTCTCTGAGGCTTTTGGAGAAAATTTCGAACCTGACCCTCTTGTTCTTACAAAAATAGGAAAAGAAAAAATCAGAAATTATATAGAAAAGGCAAAGATAGGTATTACTGGTGCAAATGCGATATGTGCTGAAGAAGGCGCTGCCATAATAATAAACAATGAAGGCAATATTAATCTTGTGCAAATGAGGGAGAAAAAACATATAATTGTGACTTCGATAGATAAGCTTTATCCCAATATTGAAGAAGCTATTAACATGCTAAAGCTCTGCACATATTACGCTACTGGAGCTTCTATCACATCATATATTGAAATTATTGCAGGAATATCAAAGACGGCCGATATAGAAAAAATGCTTTTCAAGGGAATGCAGGGACCTGGAGAAGTCATTTTAGTTCTAGTCGATAATGGAAGAACTGAAGCTTTTGAAAAGGGCTACAAAAATCTATTCTACTGTATAGGATGCGGTAACTGTCTTCTAGACTGCCCAGTATACCATGTCGTGGGAAACGAGTATGGTTACAAAGGGTATCTTGGTGGGAGAGGAACTTCTGCATCTTATTTTTTGGAAGATCAAGACGCATCTTTAGAGAATGGACTATTTTTCTGCACTACGTGCAATAACTGTCAAGTATCATGCCCCGTTGATATCGGAAATGCAGATTATTCGGAAAGGCTAAGAGAAAATGTTTCTTCAAGTGGAATGAATTTCCCAACTCATGAAAAAATAATTGAAAATATAAAAAATTCTAAAAATCCTTTTAATGAATATTCTCCAAAACAATTGAAGAAAGGAAATGAAGTTGTATATTTCAGAGGTTGCATGGGATTATATCGAGAAAAAGGCATCGCCGACTCTACAATGAAACTCCTTGATAAAGCAAATGTTTCATATGCTCTTGTCGATGAAGTTTGCTGCGGTTCAGTTGCACTTAGGACTGGAAATAAAGAAATTGCTAAAGAGCTTGCAAAAGAAAATTTAGAGAAGATTAAACAGACCGGAGTCGATACTGTCATATTTTCGTGTGCTGGTTGTCTTAGAACATTTATTAAGGATTACCCAAACTTTGGAGATAGAAATCTAAAACTTCTTCATTCATCGCAATACTTCCTTGAACTTATCAAAGAAAGAAGATTAAAATTGAAGAACGGAAAAAAGCTGAAATTGACTTTCCATGACCCTTGCCACATGGGCAGACATCTTAAGATATATGACGAACCAAGGGAAATAATTAAAGAACTTCCCAATGTCGAATTTGTGGAAATGAAAAGAGTGAAGGAAGACTCAAGATGCTGTGGCGCGGGTGGTGGAGTGAAATCACTATTTTGGGAATTATCTATTGCCATGGCTAATGAAAGAATTAATGATGCAAAGGAAGTTAAAGCAGATGTTATAGTATCTACCTGCCCTTTCTGTAAGAGAAATCTAAAGGATGCTTCAGAAATGGAAGTCATTGACCTTTCAGAATTACTTTTAAAGTATTCTACTTAA
- the acs gene encoding acetate--CoA ligase, with product MVSVKGKSLEGLLTEFRRFYPSTEFKENAYITNKEIFETSEKDPEKFWASYASELHWYKKWDKVLDWNPPHSKWFVNGEINVCYNCVDRHIKNGGRNKAAIIWEGEPGDTKTLTYWDLYREVNKFSNVLKKLGVAKGDRVAIYMPMVPEAVIAMLACARIGAIHMVVFGGFSSEALRDRINDCKAKLLITADGGYRRGSLIPLKHDSDYAVKDTPSIENVLIIKRGEFPLRIKKGRDVWWHELADEVDPYCEPEPMNSDDSLFILYTSGTTGKPKGVVHSTGGYLTGVYTTSKLIFDMKDQDVFWCTADIGWITGHSYIVYGPLAVGATLFMYEGAPDWPEMDRYWRIIDKYGVTIFYTAPTAIRAFMKAGTEFLKPFSLETLRLLGSVGEPINPEAWIWYYTHIGKKRCPIVDTWWQTETGMVMITTLPGYHTMKPGHAGFPFPGVSLDILNEAGNPVEPDEGGYLVLKNPWPSMLKGIYGDEEKYLEKYWSKWNGKCYFTGDGARRDSEGYLMLLGRVDDVLSIAGHRVGTMEVESALVSHPAVAEAAVVGITHEITGQAIVGFIVLRDNIDKDFDLEDAIREHVVKKIGPIARPRKIIFTSELPKTRSGKIMRRLLKDIAEGKVLGDTTTLTEPEVIDTLKKQYEVIEG from the coding sequence ATGGTATCTGTAAAGGGGAAGTCCCTTGAGGGATTATTAACTGAATTTAGAAGATTTTATCCTTCAACAGAATTTAAGGAAAATGCATATATAACAAATAAAGAAATATTTGAAACGTCCGAAAAAGATCCTGAAAAATTTTGGGCAAGTTATGCTTCTGAACTCCACTGGTATAAAAAATGGGACAAAGTGTTGGATTGGAATCCACCCCATTCAAAATGGTTCGTGAATGGAGAGATAAATGTATGTTACAACTGCGTGGATAGGCATATCAAAAATGGTGGTAGAAACAAGGCGGCAATAATATGGGAAGGAGAGCCAGGTGACACTAAAACTCTAACTTACTGGGACCTTTACAGAGAAGTAAATAAATTTTCTAATGTTCTAAAAAAACTTGGAGTTGCAAAAGGCGACAGAGTAGCTATATACATGCCAATGGTTCCTGAAGCTGTAATCGCCATGTTAGCGTGTGCAAGAATTGGCGCAATACATATGGTTGTATTTGGCGGTTTTAGTTCTGAGGCTTTAAGAGACAGAATAAATGATTGCAAAGCAAAATTATTAATTACTGCAGACGGAGGGTATAGGCGAGGTAGTTTAATCCCACTAAAACATGATTCAGATTATGCAGTCAAGGATACTCCATCTATTGAAAATGTATTAATCATAAAGAGAGGAGAATTTCCTCTTAGAATTAAGAAAGGCAGAGATGTCTGGTGGCATGAGCTAGCAGATGAAGTTGATCCTTATTGTGAACCTGAGCCTATGAATTCAGATGACAGTTTGTTTATTTTATATACATCAGGGACAACAGGCAAACCAAAGGGAGTTGTCCATTCTACGGGGGGATATCTGACTGGTGTGTATACTACAAGCAAACTAATATTTGACATGAAGGATCAAGATGTTTTTTGGTGTACCGCAGATATAGGTTGGATAACAGGTCACAGCTACATCGTCTATGGGCCTCTTGCAGTTGGGGCTACTCTTTTCATGTATGAAGGCGCTCCTGATTGGCCAGAAATGGATAGATACTGGAGAATTATAGACAAATACGGAGTTACGATATTTTACACCGCACCTACTGCGATTAGAGCTTTCATGAAAGCTGGAACAGAATTTCTAAAGCCTTTCTCCTTGGAAACATTAAGATTATTGGGAAGTGTTGGAGAACCTATAAATCCAGAAGCATGGATATGGTATTATACCCATATAGGGAAGAAAAGATGTCCTATCGTTGATACTTGGTGGCAAACTGAAACAGGAATGGTAATGATAACAACTCTCCCAGGATACCATACAATGAAACCAGGGCATGCTGGATTTCCTTTTCCAGGAGTTTCTTTGGACATATTAAATGAAGCAGGAAATCCGGTCGAGCCTGACGAGGGAGGATATCTTGTTTTAAAAAATCCTTGGCCCTCGATGTTAAAAGGTATATACGGAGATGAAGAAAAGTATCTTGAAAAATACTGGAGCAAGTGGAACGGAAAGTGCTACTTTACAGGTGATGGTGCAAGACGAGATAGCGAAGGATATCTAATGCTTCTTGGAAGAGTAGATGATGTTCTTTCAATAGCAGGTCACAGAGTAGGGACTATGGAAGTTGAAAGCGCATTGGTATCGCATCCTGCAGTTGCAGAAGCTGCTGTTGTGGGAATTACTCATGAAATAACGGGACAGGCGATAGTGGGATTCATCGTTTTGAGAGATAACATAGACAAGGACTTTGATCTTGAAGATGCCATAAGGGAACATGTTGTAAAAAAAATAGGCCCTATTGCAAGACCAAGGAAAATAATATTTACAAGTGAACTACCAAAGACTAGAAGTGGAA